One segment of Solanum stenotomum isolate F172 chromosome 1, ASM1918654v1, whole genome shotgun sequence DNA contains the following:
- the LOC125872554 gene encoding protein kinase STUNTED-like — MIFAKILESEKRNVIVGIRFDGHIRELLNWAIVKVAEPGNRVIALHVCRNAESIANVKSSLDTYLYDYDGLCNKKQVDLISVVTEGSSIRRVLVREAKNYAALAVIVGTCKHSTLGGWTSIAKYCAKKLPTTTEVMAIDNGKVLFRRTSTSQLKGSFSDPKPSLYLERISTLKDCESEFGESEISEFGRFSCEVTRTLERWTNGTQNIKEENTSPSGKHKKGSLSLGSVSLPTEDCAAATTTPGWPLLQTTSSLNEPVKVKRKMSVVQWVMTLPNRSMLDSPKSNSSPKENKNSFGMENSYSLMDFIEKESASVGSQLIKDYFGCKWFSYDVLRSSTSNFSSEKLIGKGGENSVYKAVLSDGKSVAVKVLSSSEEARKNFRQEMDIMTRVEHKNIAHLLGICIEDPDLISVYDFHSKGNLEENIHGRTKSVLPWERRFKIAVGIAEALNYLHNECRRPVIHRDVKSSNILLNDDFEPQLSDFGLALWGPTKASFLTHRDVVGTFGYLAPEYFMYGKVSDKIDVYSFGVVLLELLSGRKAIGFEIPSGQESLVMWAKPKLESRNFNAILDENLNVNIEDDQVQRMILAARLCLTQAARLRPNISQILKMLKGEKDGNEEAIARNNNTEEYNDDEVYPDSSAESHLSLAFLDVNYDNSTCFSSSQDQSSPLSSVDEYLRKRWSRSSSSEY; from the exons ATGATTTTTGCAAAGATATTAGAATCAGAAAAGAGAAATGTAATTGTGGGAATTCGATTTGATGGACATATTAGAGAGTTGTTGAATTGGGCTATTGTAAAAGTTGCAGAACCTGGAAATAGAGTTATTGCTCTACATGTTTGTCGAAATGCCG AATCCATTGCAAACGTTAAATCGTCGTTGGACACTTATCTTTATGATTACGATGGATTGTGTAATAAAAAGCAg GTTGATCTTATTTCTGTGGTGACAGAAGGAAGTTCTATTAGAAGAGTTTTGGTGAGGGAAGCAAAGAATTATGCTGCATTAGCTGTAATAGTAGGAACTTGCAAGCATAGTACTCTTGG GGGCTGGACCTCAATTGCTAAATATTGTGCGAAGAAGCTGCCTACCACTACTGAAGTTATGGCAATTGACAATGGGAAAGTTTTGTTTAGAAGAACCTCTACTTCCCAACTCAAAG GTTCTTTTAGTGATCCAAAACCAAGTCTTTATCTAGAAAGAATTTCTACTTTAAAGGATTGCGAGTCTGAATTTGGTGAATCTGAGATATCGGAATTTGGAAGGTTCAGTTGTGAAGTGACTAGAACTTTGGAGAGATGGACAAATGGTACACAGAACATAAAAGAGGAAAATACAAGTCCTTCAGGAAAACACAAGAAAGGTTCTCTTTCACTAGGTTCAGTTTCTCTTCCTACCGAAGATTGTGCTGCTGCTACTACTACTCCTGGTTGGCCCCTTTTACAAACGACGAGCTCATTGAATGAACCTGttaaagtaaaaagaaagatgTCGGTAGTGCAGTGGGTGATGACCTTGCCAAATAGATCGATGTTAGATAGTCCTAAATCAAATTCTTCTCCGAAAGAGAACAAAAATTCTTTTGGAATGGAAAATAGTTACTCCCTCATGGATTTTATCGAAAAGGAAAGTGCATCAGTTGGTAGCCAGCTGATAAAAGATTATTTTGGCTGCAAATGGTTTAGCTATGATGTTTTAAGATCATCCACTTCTAACTTCTCCTCGG AGAAGTTGATCGGTAAAGGAGGGGAAAACAGTGTATACAAAGCGGTCCTTTCTGATGGAAAATCAGTGGCGGTGAAGGTTTTGAGTTCATCAGAGGAAGCAAGGAAGAATTTCAGGCAGGAAATGGACATTATGACCAGAGTGGAGCACAAGAATATAGCTCATCTCCTTGGAATTTGCATAGAGGATCCTGATCTGATATctgtttatgattttcattCAAAAGGGAATTTGGAAGAAAATATACATG GAAGAACCAAATCAGTATTGCCAtgggaaagaagattcaaaatAGCCGTTGGAATCGCAGAAGCTTTAAATTACCTACACAATGAATGTCGAAGGCCTGTTATTCACAGAGATGTCAAGTCATCAAACATTCTTCTCAACGATGATTTTGAACCACAG CTATCCGATTTTGGGTTAGCGCTATGGGGACCCACAAAGGCGTCGTTCTTGACTCATAGGGATGTGGTAGGAACATTTGGTTATCTAGCACCAGAGTATTTTATGTATGGGAAAGTTAGCGATAAGATTGATGTATACTCCTTTGGAGTGGTTTTGCTGGAACTATTATCTGGGAGAAAAGCTATTGGCTTTGAGATTCCCAGTGGTCAAGAAAGTTTGGTTATGTGG GCGAAACCTAAGTTAGAAAGCAGGAATTTCAATGCCATTCTGGATGAGAACTTGAATGTAAATATTGAAGATGATCAAGTCCAAAGAATGATTCTTGCAGCAAGACTCTGTCTTACACAGGCAGCACGACTACGTCCTAACATAAGCCAG ATCCTAAAGATGTTGAAGGGGGAGAAAGATGGGAATGAAGAAGCAATTGCTAGAAACAACAATACAGAAGAATATAATGATGATGAAGTATATCCAGATTCAAGTGCAGAGTCTCATTTAAGTCTTGCATTTCTTGATGTTAATTATGATAATTCGACATGTTTCAGCAGTAGTCAAGACCAAAGCAGTCCTCTTTCTTCAGTAGATGaatatttgagaaaaagatGGAGTAGATCATCAAGCTCTGAATATTAG
- the LOC125874361 gene encoding rac-like GTP-binding protein 5, translated as MSASRFIKCVTVGDGAVGKTCLLISYTSNTFPTDYVPTVFDNFSANVVVDGSTVNLGLWDTAGQEDYNRLRPLSYRGADVFILAFSLISKASYENVSKKWIPELRHYAPGVPIILVGTKLDLREDKQFFVDHPGAVPLSTAQGEELRKSIGAAAYIECSAKTQQNIKAVFDAAIKVVLQPPKQKKKKKRKGQKACSIL; from the exons ATGAGTGCTTCTAGGTTTATAAAGTGTGTTACTGTGGGCGATGGAGCTGTGGGTAAAACTTGTCTTCTCATTTCGTATACCAGCAACACTTTTCCCACT GATTATGTCCCAACTGTATTTGACAATTTTAGTGCAAATGTGGTCGTCGATGGGAGCACTGTTAATCTGGGGCTCTGGGATACTGCAG GTCAGGAGGATTACAATAGATTAAGACCTTTGAGCTATCGTGGGGCAGATGTATTTATACTGGCATTTTCTCTCATTAGCAAGGCGAGCTATGAAAATGTCTCCAAAAAG TGGATTCCTGAATTGAGGCATTATGCTCCTGGAGTTCCAATTATTCTTGTTGGAACAAAGCTAG ATCTCCGAGAGGATAAACAATTCTTTGTGGACCATCCAGGTGCTGTTCCACTTAGCACAGCTCAG GGTGAGGAGCTGAGAAAGTCGATTGGTGCTGCTGCTTACATTGAATGTAGTGCAAAAACACAACAG AACATTAAGGCTGTTTTTGATGCCGCCATTAAGGTGGTCCTACAACCACCcaagcaaaagaagaagaagaagagaaagggtCAGAAAGCCTGCTCTATCTTATGA